From the genome of Ananas comosus cultivar F153 linkage group 18, ASM154086v1, whole genome shotgun sequence, one region includes:
- the LOC109724238 gene encoding calmodulin-binding protein 25-like, which yields MASGSSLDPWLSPLLAPEAALISDYAFARDNEALAGALRISPSPDSASAGPELAFPAPAGADPRGSNPVRLAPAGRIRKRKRRASRRSPTTYISADPANFREMVQLVTGIRFEPGSAVEPDRAGFEQSLLLPALDSSAFSQPDRAGTDRPVAVDVSLGPGSIEGPVYGFDPTPCFPTLESWSV from the coding sequence ATGGCGAGTGGCTCGAGCTTGGATCCGTGGCTATCTCCTCTCCTCGCCCCCGAAGCCGCTCTGATCTCCGACTACGCCTTCGCCCGCGACAACGAAGCCCTAGCCGGAGCCCTCCGGATCTCGCCCTCGCCCGACTCCGCTTCCGCGGGCCCCGAACTCGCCTTCCCCGCCCCGGCCGGGGCGGATCCGCGCGGCTCGAACCCGGTTCGGCTGGCCCCGGCCGGTCGGATCAGGAAGCGGAAGCGGCGCGCGTCGCGGCGGTCGCCCACGACCTACATCAGCGCCGACCCGGCCAACTTCCGCGAGATGGTGCAGCTGGTGACCGGGATCCGGTTCGAGCCGGGCTCGGCGGTCGAACCGGATCGGGCCGGGTTCGAGCAGAGCCTCCTCCTCCCGGCGCTCGACTCGTCGGCTTTCTCGCAGCCGGACCGGGCCGGGACGGACCGGCCGGTTGCCGTGGACGTCTCGCTCGGGCCGGGCTCGATCGAGGGCCCGGTCTACGGGTTCGACCCGACGCCCTGTTTCCCGACTCTCGAGTCGTGGAGTGTGTGA